A genomic segment from Leptolyngbya boryana PCC 6306 encodes:
- the clpB gene encoding ATP-dependent chaperone ClpB, with product MQPTDPSKFTDKAWEAIVQAQDVVRRYRHQNLEVEHLMISLLEQEDGLAAKILTKVGVEATRLWQQIDEYARRQPKVGSSEQLYLGRNLDVMLDRAETARVAMQDDFISIEHLLKSFADDPRLGMKLFRSLNVDTARLDTAIRDVRGSQKVTDQAPESRYSALEKFGMDLTERAKAGKIDPVIGRDEEIRRVVQVLSRRTKNNPVLIGEPGVGKTAIAEGLAQRIINGDVPESLKNRKLISLDMGSLIAGAKYRGEFEDRLRAVLKEVIQSDGQIVLFIDELHTVVGAGAAGQGNMDAGNLLKPMLARGELRCIGATTLDEYRKYIEKDAALERRFQQVMIDQPTVEDTISILRGLKERYEVHHGVNITDSALVAAATLSSRYISDRFLPDKAIDLVDEAAAKLRMEITSKPTELEQIERRLRQLEMEKLSIKSEDKITGLTGLSRNSKDRLERLEQEISELQPKKDALDSQWQSEKQILETIKSLKQEEDQLRVQIEQAERAYDLNTAAQLKYGRLEALQHDREKQEAQLIELQAGGSTLLREQVTEADIAEIVARWTGIPITRLLESERQKLLNLEGHLHERVIGQHDAVEAVAAAIRRARSGMKDPSRPIGSFLFMGPTGVGKTELARALAQFLFDSDDAIVRLDMSEYMEKHSVSRLVGAPPGYVGYDEGGQLSEAIRRKPYSVVLLDEVEKAHPDVFNILLQVLDDGRITDSQGRTVDFRNAVIVMTSNIGSEHILDIAGDEAKYEEMQKRVMTALRKHFRPEFLNRIDDTILFHPLSRAELGEIVRLQLIRIQSMLSDQKITLELSAAAQKYVADVGYDPTYGARPLKRAIQRELQNPIATKLLENAFGEGDTIVIDLVEGKLKFSKKELVSSSQTVNTASVAVAERRE from the coding sequence ATGCAACCCACAGACCCAAGCAAATTTACAGATAAAGCCTGGGAAGCGATCGTACAGGCACAAGATGTCGTACGCCGCTATCGACACCAGAATTTAGAAGTTGAACATTTAATGATTAGCCTGCTAGAGCAAGAAGATGGGCTAGCAGCAAAAATTTTAACTAAAGTCGGAGTGGAAGCAACCCGCTTGTGGCAGCAGATCGACGAGTATGCCCGTCGCCAGCCCAAAGTCGGGAGTTCTGAACAGCTCTACCTGGGTCGTAATCTGGATGTCATGCTCGATCGAGCTGAAACCGCCCGTGTCGCGATGCAAGACGATTTTATTTCGATCGAGCATCTCCTCAAATCCTTTGCAGATGATCCTCGCCTCGGCATGAAGCTATTTCGCAGCCTCAATGTCGATACCGCAAGGCTAGATACGGCAATTCGAGACGTTCGTGGTAGCCAAAAAGTGACCGATCAAGCCCCTGAATCCCGTTATTCCGCTTTAGAGAAATTCGGGATGGATCTGACCGAGCGTGCCAAAGCCGGAAAAATCGATCCAGTGATTGGGCGGGATGAAGAAATTCGTCGGGTTGTGCAAGTTCTGTCTCGCAGAACGAAAAATAATCCGGTCTTAATCGGAGAACCAGGCGTTGGGAAAACCGCGATCGCTGAAGGTCTTGCCCAACGAATTATCAATGGTGACGTTCCCGAATCGCTTAAAAATCGGAAATTAATCTCGCTCGACATGGGATCGCTGATTGCTGGTGCGAAGTATCGAGGTGAATTTGAAGATCGACTGCGAGCCGTCCTGAAAGAAGTCATTCAGTCCGATGGGCAGATCGTTCTCTTCATCGATGAACTCCATACCGTGGTCGGAGCCGGGGCAGCAGGGCAAGGCAACATGGATGCTGGAAACTTGCTGAAGCCGATGCTAGCAAGAGGCGAGTTGCGCTGTATTGGAGCAACGACTTTAGATGAATATCGCAAATATATCGAGAAAGATGCGGCGCTAGAACGGCGATTCCAGCAGGTGATGATTGACCAGCCGACCGTTGAAGACACGATTTCGATCCTGCGCGGCTTAAAAGAGCGCTACGAAGTCCATCACGGGGTCAATATCACTGATTCAGCATTAGTGGCAGCGGCAACCTTATCGAGCCGATATATTAGCGATCGCTTTCTTCCCGATAAAGCGATCGATCTCGTTGACGAAGCTGCCGCAAAACTGCGGATGGAAATCACCTCCAAGCCGACCGAGCTAGAGCAAATCGAGCGTCGTTTGAGACAGCTTGAAATGGAAAAGCTCTCGATCAAGAGCGAAGACAAAATCACGGGTTTAACTGGACTTAGCCGAAATTCTAAAGACCGTTTAGAACGGCTGGAACAAGAAATTTCGGAGCTTCAGCCCAAAAAAGACGCGCTCGATTCGCAATGGCAAAGCGAAAAACAAATTCTTGAAACGATTAAATCGCTCAAACAAGAAGAAGATCAACTGCGCGTACAAATCGAGCAAGCTGAGCGCGCCTACGATCTCAATACCGCCGCACAGTTAAAATACGGTCGCCTAGAAGCCTTACAGCACGATCGAGAAAAACAAGAAGCACAACTCATCGAACTGCAAGCCGGAGGAAGTACGCTTCTGCGCGAACAAGTCACGGAAGCAGACATTGCTGAAATCGTAGCGCGATGGACAGGCATCCCCATTACTCGACTGCTCGAATCTGAACGGCAAAAACTTCTCAACTTGGAAGGGCATCTGCATGAGCGCGTAATCGGACAGCATGATGCAGTCGAAGCTGTTGCAGCCGCGATTCGTCGAGCGCGATCGGGAATGAAAGATCCCAGCCGTCCGATTGGATCATTCCTATTCATGGGACCAACCGGAGTCGGGAAAACAGAACTCGCGCGGGCATTGGCGCAATTTTTGTTTGACTCTGACGATGCGATCGTGCGCCTCGATATGTCGGAATACATGGAAAAGCATTCCGTCTCGCGTCTGGTCGGTGCGCCTCCTGGATATGTCGGCTATGACGAAGGCGGACAACTTTCAGAAGCGATTCGTCGCAAGCCTTACTCGGTTGTCTTGCTGGATGAAGTAGAGAAAGCCCACCCGGATGTGTTCAACATTCTGCTGCAAGTTCTCGACGATGGGCGAATTACCGATTCTCAAGGTCGCACCGTCGATTTTCGCAACGCAGTCATCGTAATGACGAGCAATATTGGCAGCGAACACATTCTCGATATCGCAGGCGATGAAGCCAAGTACGAGGAAATGCAGAAACGAGTCATGACGGCTCTCCGGAAACATTTCCGCCCTGAATTTCTCAATCGGATCGACGATACTATCCTGTTCCATCCATTGAGCCGAGCAGAATTAGGCGAGATCGTCAGACTGCAATTGATCCGAATTCAAAGCATGTTGAGCGATCAGAAAATTACGTTGGAACTTTCGGCTGCAGCCCAGAAATATGTTGCCGATGTTGGATACGACCCAACTTACGGCGCACGTCCCCTGAAGCGAGCCATTCAACGCGAATTACAAAACCCGATTGCAACCAAACTGCTCGAAAACGCATTCGGCGAAGGAGATACGATCGTGATCGATCTCGTCGAAGGCAAGTTGAAATTTAGCAAGAAAGAGTTGGTTTCCAGTTCTCAAACTGTGAATACGGCTTCTGTGGCGGTGGCAGAAAGGCGGGAGTAG
- a CDS encoding GatB/YqeY domain-containing protein produces the protein MSLKDRITDEIKTAMKAQDKLRLETLRSIKKVLLEKEVSVRPSGQTELTEEQEIESLSQIAKQRRDSIEQYTNANRPDLAQKEAEELAIIETFLPAQMSDEEVENAIAKIIADVGASSPKDMGKVMGPVMQQLKGKADGKKVQAIVKAKLGA, from the coding sequence ATGAGCCTAAAAGATCGCATCACCGATGAGATTAAAACCGCGATGAAAGCTCAAGATAAATTGCGCTTGGAGACGTTGCGGAGTATTAAAAAGGTGCTGCTTGAAAAAGAGGTGAGTGTTCGTCCTTCGGGTCAGACGGAGTTGACTGAGGAGCAGGAGATCGAGTCGTTGTCTCAGATTGCAAAACAGCGGCGCGATTCGATCGAGCAATATACAAACGCGAATCGCCCGGATCTTGCTCAGAAAGAAGCGGAGGAGTTGGCGATTATTGAGACATTTCTCCCGGCGCAGATGTCGGATGAGGAAGTTGAAAATGCGATCGCGAAAATCATTGCAGATGTCGGAGCGTCTTCACCGAAAGATATGGGCAAAGTGATGGGTCCAGTGATGCAGCAGTTGAAAGGTAAGGCGGATGGGAAGAAGGTGCAAGCGATCGTGAAGGCAAAGTTGGGCGCGTAG